A single region of the Salvia miltiorrhiza cultivar Shanhuang (shh) chromosome 8, IMPLAD_Smil_shh, whole genome shotgun sequence genome encodes:
- the LOC130999585 gene encoding uncharacterized protein LOC130999585, whose product MDGAHYSNGHRRRKLEMTLLLACLCGLISLSCAGRPSVSRQKLQVEKHLKRLNKPPIKTIESPDGDIIDCVPISHQPAFDHPFLKDHKIQTRPSYHPEGLFDDNKVSNSKGPKERSSPMSQLWHMNGKCSEGSIPIRRTKKEDVLRASSVKRYGKKKHRSIPKPRSADPDLINQSGHQHAIAYVEGDKYYGAKATINVWEPKIQQPNEFSLSQIWVLGGSFGEDLNSIEAGWQVSPDLYGDNNTRLFTYWTSDAYQATGCYNLLCSGFIQVNSEIAMGASISPVSAFRNSQYDISILVWKDPKEGHWWMQFGNDYVLGYWPSFLFSYLADSASMIEWGGEVVNSEPDGQHTATQMGSGRFPEEGFGKSSYFRNIHVVDSSNNLKSPKELGTFTEQSNCYDVQTGNNQDWGHYFYYGGPGRNPNCP is encoded by the exons ATGGACGGCGCGCATTATAGCAATGGCCATCGGAGAAGGAAGCTGGAAATGACGTTGTTGTTGGCGTGCTTATGTGGCCTGATCTCGCTATCTTGCGCGGGGAGGCCGTCTGTCTCGAGGCAGAAGCTGCAGGTTGAGAAGCATTTGAAACGCCTGAATAAACCTCCCATTAAGACCATTGAG AGTCCAGATGGTGATATCATTGACTGTGTGCCCATCTCTCATCAGCCAGCCTTTGATCACCCCTTTCTCAAAGACCACAAAATTCAG ACAAGGCCTAGCTACCATCCAGAAGGGCTCTTTGATGACAACAAGGTGTCCAATTCCAAAGGCCCTAAAGAGAGAAGCAGTCCTATGTCTCAGCTGTGGCATATGAATGGCAAATGCTCCGAGGGTTCGATCCCGATTAGAAGAACAAAGAAAGAAGATGTGTTGAGGGCTAGCTCTGTTAAGAGATATGGCAAGAAAAAGCACAGAAGCATTCCCAAGCCTAGGTCTGCTGATCCTGACCTCATCAACCAAAGTGGTCATCAG CATGCAATAGCCTATGTTGAAGGAGACAAGTATTACGGCGCGAAAGCAACTATCAATGTGTGGGAGCCTAAGATACAGCAGCCTAATGAGTTCAGCTTGTCTCAGATTTGGGTGTTGGGTGGTTCTTTTGGTGAAGATCTCAACAGCATTGAAGCTGGTTGGCAg GTCAGCCCTGATCTCTACGGTGACAACAACACGAGGCTCTTCACTTACTGGACA AGCGACGCATATCAAGCAACCGGGTGCTACAACCTTCTCTGCTCGGGCTTCATTCAAGTGAACAGCGAGATAGCAATGGGGGCGAGCATCTCCCCTGTTTCAGCATTTAGGAATTCACAGTATGATATTAGCATTCTTGTTTGGAAG GATCCAAAAGAGGGGCACTGGTGGATGCAGTTTGGGAACGACTACGTGTTAGGATACTGGCCGTCGTTCTTGTTCTCGTACCTAGCGGACAGTGCTTCGATGATCGAGTGGGGCGGGGAGGTGGTGAACTCGGAGCCAGACGGGCAGCACACCGCGACCCAAATGGGCAGCGGGCGTTTCCCGGAAGAAGGGTTTGGCAAATCAAGCTACTTCAGGAACATCCATGTTGTGGACAGCTCCAACAACCTCAAATCCCCCAAAGAGCTAGGAACCTTCACTGAGCAATCCAACTGCTATGATGTTCAGACAGGCAACAATCAAGATTGGGGCCATTACTTCTACTATGGAGGCCCAGGCAGAAACCCTAATTGCCCATGA
- the LOC130998838 gene encoding uncharacterized protein LOC130998838 has protein sequence MPFNSVLLISTATRSAELWQRLACLPERISSDEMVDLVICFPLQQLGRWALYVWTFLCVSPYPHRHHYDAAYNSDDSDYYDDDDSDGGGGASNHDYHYCLYCNQNSGGYGSSSNSD, from the coding sequence atgcCGTTCAACAGTGTGTTGTTAATTTCGACGGCGACCAGATCGGCGGAGCTGTGGCAGCGGCTGGCGTGTTTGCCGGAGCGGATCAGCAGCGATGAGATGGTGGATTTGGTAATCTGTTTCCCTCTGCAGCAGCTCGGCCGTTGGGCTCTCTACGTCTGGACTTTCCTCTGCGTTTCTCCCTACCCCCACCGCCACCACTACGACGCCGCCTACAACAGCGATGATTCCGATTACTACGACGACGACGACTCcgatggcggcggcggcgcttcgaATCACGATTATCACTACTGCCTTTACTGCAACCAAAACAGTGGCGGTTACGGCTCTTCTTCCAATTCTGATTAG
- the LOC130999587 gene encoding lysine--tRNA ligase, chloroplastic/mitochondrial isoform X1 codes for MREAAEEGEASKMEGALHPMRLRQLLHFAAFPKLNKTHFIFRNARPVSTTRCSSSSSSSSPAAAAVAGGRNRRPSSSQTNTSDREAIRAIRIKKVEELRSKGLDAYAYTWRRTHAANQLQEIYRDLGNGEEAASESDRVSISGRIVARRAFGKLAFLTLRDDSGTIQLYCEKERLLSDQFEHLKTLVDIGDILGAEGSIKRTEKGELSVCVTSFSILTKSLLPLPDKYHGLTDIDKRYRQRYVDMIANPEVADVFRNRAKIISEIRKTVESAGFIEVETPVLQGAAGGAEARPFITYHNSLGQDMYLRIATELHLKRMLVGGFEKVYEIGRIFRNEGLSTRHNPEFTTIEMYEAYSDYESMMNMAEDIVTRSALAVNGKLIIDYQGVEISLERPWRRETMHNLVKEATGIDFTKFDDDLAAAKEVALRTLNAGGDNQNKTSIEACPSVGHVLNEVFELVVEPKLLQPTFVLDYPLEVSPLAKPHRRHAGLTERFELFVCGREMANAFSELTDPLDQRERLEEQVRQHKKKNAALVSEDKSKKVDGDDDAYDVSIDEDFLTALEYGMPPASGMGIGIDRLVMLLTNSASIRDVIAFPVLKTPQV; via the exons ATG AGAGAAGCAGCGGAGGAAGGCGAAGCATCGAAAATGGAGGGCGCCCTGCACCCAATGAGACTGAGGCAGCTGCTCCACTTCGCCGCCTTTCCCAAACTCAACAAAACCCACTTCATCTTTAGGAATGCCCGACCCGTTTCCACTACCCGCTgctcctcctcttcttcttcttcttcgcctgccgccgccgccgtcgctgGTGGTCGCAACCGCAGGCCTTCTTCGTCTCAAACTAATACGTCCGACAGAGAGGCTATTCGTGCAATTCGAATTAAAAAG GTGGAAGAGCTGAGGAGCAAGGGCTTAGATGCGTATGCTTATACTTGGCGACGTACTCATGCTGCGAATCAGCTCCAAGAGATTTACAGGGATTTGGGAAATGGCGAGGAGGCGGCCAGTGAAAGTGATCGCGTATCAATTTCTGGAAGAATTGTGGCCCGTAGAGCTTTTGGAAAGCTTGCATTTTTAACATTGAGGGATGACTCAGGAACAATCCAG CTCTACTGTGAGAAGGAAAGGCTACTAAGTGACCAGTTCGAACATCTGAAGACGTTAGTTGATATAGGTGATATTTTAGGGGCAGAAGGTTCAATTAAGCGCACTGAAAAAG GGGAATTGTCTGTTTGTGTGACCTCATTCTCAATCCTTACAAAATCTTTGCTTCCTTTGCCTGATAAATATCATGGCCTGACAGACATAGATAAGCGCTATCGCCAAAG GTATGTAGATATGATTGCCAATCCTGAGGTAGCTGATGTATTTAGGAACAGAGCTAAG ATAATATCAGAAATACGGAAGACAGTAGAATCTGCTGGTTTTATTGAAGTTGAAACTCCAGTTCTTCAG GGCGCAGCTGGTGGTGCTGAAGCTAGGCCTTTCATTACATACCATAACTCTCTTGGGCAAGATATGTATCTACGAATCGCAACTGAGCTCCATTTAAAGAGAATGCTG GTTGGTGGATTTGAAAAAGTATATGAAATAGGAAGGATTTTCCGGAATGAAGGCCTTTCAACTCGTCATAATCCTGAATTCACCACCATTGAG ATGTATGAGGCATATTCAGACTATGAAAGCATGATGAATATGGCGGAGGATATCGTAACACGTTCTGCTCTTGCAGTTAATGGGAAACTTATCATTGATTATCAG GGTGTAGAGATATCCTTGGAAAGACCTTGGAGGAGGGAGACGATGCACAATCTTGTGAAAGAAGCAACAGGGATTGATTTCACCAAGTTCGATGATGACCTTGCGGCTGCCAAAGAAGTTGCTCTGCGGACGCTCAATGCTGGTGGTGATAATCAGAACAAAACTTCAATAGAAGCGTGTCCATCTGTCGGTCATGTTCTAAATGAG GTATTTGAGTTGGTGGTAGAACCAAAGCTATTGCAACCCACTTTTGTCTTGGACTACCCCCTCGAAGTATCACCGCTGGCCAAACCACATAGAAG ACACGCAGGCTTGACAGAGAGATTTGAGCTCTTTGTATGTGGCCGAGAGATGGCCAATGCTTTCTCTGAGTTGACTGACCCTTTGGATCAG CGAGAGCGGTTGGAAGAGCAAGTGAGGCAGCATAAGAAAAAGAATGCAGCTTTGGTCTCAGAAGATAAAAGCAAGAAGGTTGATGGTGATGACGATGCATATGATGTGAGTATTGACGAAGATTTTTTGACAGCGCTGGAGTATGGGATGCCTCCTGCTTCTGGAATG GGCATCGGTATTGACAGGCTCGTGATGCTGCTGACGAACTCTGCCAGTATACGCGATGTTATAGCATTTCCTGTCCTTAAGACTCCCCAAGTGTGA
- the LOC130999587 gene encoding lysine--tRNA ligase, chloroplastic/mitochondrial isoform X2 — MEGALHPMRLRQLLHFAAFPKLNKTHFIFRNARPVSTTRCSSSSSSSSPAAAAVAGGRNRRPSSSQTNTSDREAIRAIRIKKVEELRSKGLDAYAYTWRRTHAANQLQEIYRDLGNGEEAASESDRVSISGRIVARRAFGKLAFLTLRDDSGTIQLYCEKERLLSDQFEHLKTLVDIGDILGAEGSIKRTEKGELSVCVTSFSILTKSLLPLPDKYHGLTDIDKRYRQRYVDMIANPEVADVFRNRAKIISEIRKTVESAGFIEVETPVLQGAAGGAEARPFITYHNSLGQDMYLRIATELHLKRMLVGGFEKVYEIGRIFRNEGLSTRHNPEFTTIEMYEAYSDYESMMNMAEDIVTRSALAVNGKLIIDYQGVEISLERPWRRETMHNLVKEATGIDFTKFDDDLAAAKEVALRTLNAGGDNQNKTSIEACPSVGHVLNEVFELVVEPKLLQPTFVLDYPLEVSPLAKPHRRHAGLTERFELFVCGREMANAFSELTDPLDQRERLEEQVRQHKKKNAALVSEDKSKKVDGDDDAYDVSIDEDFLTALEYGMPPASGMGIGIDRLVMLLTNSASIRDVIAFPVLKTPQV; from the exons ATGGAGGGCGCCCTGCACCCAATGAGACTGAGGCAGCTGCTCCACTTCGCCGCCTTTCCCAAACTCAACAAAACCCACTTCATCTTTAGGAATGCCCGACCCGTTTCCACTACCCGCTgctcctcctcttcttcttcttcttcgcctgccgccgccgccgtcgctgGTGGTCGCAACCGCAGGCCTTCTTCGTCTCAAACTAATACGTCCGACAGAGAGGCTATTCGTGCAATTCGAATTAAAAAG GTGGAAGAGCTGAGGAGCAAGGGCTTAGATGCGTATGCTTATACTTGGCGACGTACTCATGCTGCGAATCAGCTCCAAGAGATTTACAGGGATTTGGGAAATGGCGAGGAGGCGGCCAGTGAAAGTGATCGCGTATCAATTTCTGGAAGAATTGTGGCCCGTAGAGCTTTTGGAAAGCTTGCATTTTTAACATTGAGGGATGACTCAGGAACAATCCAG CTCTACTGTGAGAAGGAAAGGCTACTAAGTGACCAGTTCGAACATCTGAAGACGTTAGTTGATATAGGTGATATTTTAGGGGCAGAAGGTTCAATTAAGCGCACTGAAAAAG GGGAATTGTCTGTTTGTGTGACCTCATTCTCAATCCTTACAAAATCTTTGCTTCCTTTGCCTGATAAATATCATGGCCTGACAGACATAGATAAGCGCTATCGCCAAAG GTATGTAGATATGATTGCCAATCCTGAGGTAGCTGATGTATTTAGGAACAGAGCTAAG ATAATATCAGAAATACGGAAGACAGTAGAATCTGCTGGTTTTATTGAAGTTGAAACTCCAGTTCTTCAG GGCGCAGCTGGTGGTGCTGAAGCTAGGCCTTTCATTACATACCATAACTCTCTTGGGCAAGATATGTATCTACGAATCGCAACTGAGCTCCATTTAAAGAGAATGCTG GTTGGTGGATTTGAAAAAGTATATGAAATAGGAAGGATTTTCCGGAATGAAGGCCTTTCAACTCGTCATAATCCTGAATTCACCACCATTGAG ATGTATGAGGCATATTCAGACTATGAAAGCATGATGAATATGGCGGAGGATATCGTAACACGTTCTGCTCTTGCAGTTAATGGGAAACTTATCATTGATTATCAG GGTGTAGAGATATCCTTGGAAAGACCTTGGAGGAGGGAGACGATGCACAATCTTGTGAAAGAAGCAACAGGGATTGATTTCACCAAGTTCGATGATGACCTTGCGGCTGCCAAAGAAGTTGCTCTGCGGACGCTCAATGCTGGTGGTGATAATCAGAACAAAACTTCAATAGAAGCGTGTCCATCTGTCGGTCATGTTCTAAATGAG GTATTTGAGTTGGTGGTAGAACCAAAGCTATTGCAACCCACTTTTGTCTTGGACTACCCCCTCGAAGTATCACCGCTGGCCAAACCACATAGAAG ACACGCAGGCTTGACAGAGAGATTTGAGCTCTTTGTATGTGGCCGAGAGATGGCCAATGCTTTCTCTGAGTTGACTGACCCTTTGGATCAG CGAGAGCGGTTGGAAGAGCAAGTGAGGCAGCATAAGAAAAAGAATGCAGCTTTGGTCTCAGAAGATAAAAGCAAGAAGGTTGATGGTGATGACGATGCATATGATGTGAGTATTGACGAAGATTTTTTGACAGCGCTGGAGTATGGGATGCCTCCTGCTTCTGGAATG GGCATCGGTATTGACAGGCTCGTGATGCTGCTGACGAACTCTGCCAGTATACGCGATGTTATAGCATTTCCTGTCCTTAAGACTCCCCAAGTGTGA